The nucleotide sequence CACGGCATCGGCATCCACCACGCGGGGCTGCTGCCGAAATACCGCATTCTTGTGGAGAAGCTGGCTCAGCGCGGGTTGCTGAAGGTGATCTGCGGGACCGATACGCTCGGCGTGGGCGTGAACGTGCCGATCCGCACGGTGCTCTTCACTCAGCTCTTCAAGTACGATGGAAGCAGTACGAAGACGCTGGCGGTCCGCGATTTCAAGCAGATCGCCGGGCGTGCCGGCAGACGTGGATTCGACACCAGCGGCACCGTGGTGTGTCAGGCGCCCGAGCATGTCATCGAGAACCTGCGGTTGGAGCAGAAAGCGGCGAAGAGCGGCAAGAAGAGCTTCGTGAAACGCAAGCCGCCGGAGAAGGGCTTTGTGAACTGGGACGAGAAGAGCTACCGCCGCCTGATCGACGCACCGCCGGAGAAGCTGGTTTCCAGCTTCAATGTCACCCACTCGATGCTCCTCAATGTATTGGGCCGAGAGCACGAGGACGGCTGTGTCGCACTGCGGACGCTCATCAATGACAGCCACGAGCCGCCTTCGAAGAAAAAGGCCCACCGTCGCCGTGCCTTCCAGATTTTCCGCGGCATGGTCGAGGGTCGCATCCTGACCATCATCCCGAAGAACGATCGAAGCGGTCCTGCGAAAGTCCGCCTCAATGTTCAGCTTCAGGAGGACTTCTCCATGAACCAGGCACTCGGGCTGTGGCTGCTGGAAGCGATCCCGTTGCTAGACCGCGAGTCGCCGGACTACCCGCTTGATGTGATCTCGCTGGTCGAGGCCATCTTGGAAAACCCCGACGTCATCCTGCGCCGGCAGGTGGACATGCTGAAGGGCGAACTGATCGCCCGGCTGAAGGATGAAGGCGTGGGCTACGAGGAGCGGATGGAGATGCTCGAGGAAGTCGAGTGGCCGAAGCCCGGGAAGGAATTCATCTACCACACCTACAATGCCTTCGTCGCCGAGAGACCGTGGATGAAGGAGGCAGCCGTCCGGCCGAAGAGCATCGCCCGCGAGATGTTCGAGCACTGGCAGTCCTTTGAGGACTACGTGAAGACCTACGGGCTGGAGAAGAGCGAGGCCGTGCTGCTGCGCCATCTTTCGGAGGTTTACAAGGTGCTCTCGCAGACCGTCCCCCCGATGTCGAAGACCGAGGAACTGGTGGAAGCCGAGGACTACTTCGGCGACCTGCTGCGCACCGTGGACTCGAGCTTGCTCGACGAATGGGAGAAGCTGCGGAACCCGGACTACGTGCCGGAGCTTGAACTTGAGAAGCCTGCCGACGAGCGGAAGACCGTCGCCTTCACACGCAATCGTCCCGCATTCACCCGCGCGGCAAGGAATGCGGTCTTCACGCTGCTGAAGGCATTTGCCGAGGAAAACACGCAGGCCATCCTCGCGCAGATCGAGCCGAATGACGGCGAAGGGACACCCTGGACCGCGGCAAGGATCGAAGGTCTGTTAGATGGCTACTATGCGGATCATGAACGCATTCGGCTCGATCCGGAAGCCCGGGCGACGAAGCACATGCGGATATCCGACGACGAGCCGCGGCGCTGGACCATCGAGCAGACACTGGTTGATCCGGACGAGGCGAACGACTGGGTTCTCAGATTGGTGGTCGATCTGGATCGCAGCGATGCAGAGGAGCGACCGGTGCTCATGCTCACAGCAATGGAGGCCATCGCGTGAAGTATCTTGCCACTGGGAGCGCGGAATTTATTCCGCTGCACAACCCCGGCGAACCTACCTTTCGAGCGGAATAAATTCCGCGCTCCCAGTAGGGGGATCACTCGCCTTTCTCCCTTTCCGCCAATTGCCGGAAGTAGTCCATTCGCTCCTTGATCCGCTTCTCCATCCCGTTCTCGCCGGGATGGTAGTAGACCCGGCCCTCCGGCAGGTAGGCCTGCGGAACGTAGCCCCCCTCGTAGTCGTGGGCGTAGAGGTAGCGCATCTTTTCCTCATCTGTCCCGCTGGCGACGGCGAGCTTCTTGCGAGTCTTTGTCCGCAAGTGCTCGGGCACGGCGAGGGTGCGACCCTTCTCGACATCCGCCATCGCGGCCCCGATCGCGGCGTAGGCGGTGCTCGATTTCGGCGCGGTGGCGAGATAGACGGTGGCATGGGCGAGCGGGATTCGCCCCTCCGGCATGCCGACGAATTCAAAGGCCTGCTGCGCCGCCATCGCCACCCGCAGCGCATTCGAGTCGGCGAGCCCGATGTCCTCGCTGGCGGAGATCACCAGACGCCGCGCGATGAATCGCGGATCCTCCCCCGCGTGCAGCATCTTCGCCAGCCAGTAGAGGGCTGCGTCCGGATCGGAACCGCGGATCGATTTGATGAAGGCGGACGCCGTGTCGTAATGCGCGTCGCCATCGGCATCATAGACGATCGCCTTCCGCTGGATGGACTCCTCGGCAACGGCGAGCGTGAGCCGGATCGAGCCGTCCGTCTCGGGCGGCGTTGTCAGGACGGCGAGTTCCAACGACGTGAGCGCCTTCCGCACGTCACCGTCCGACATCGTTGCGAGATGCTGGAGAGCATCGGCGTCTACCTGAATATCCAGCGCTCCAAATCCACGCTCCTCGTTCGCGAGCGCGCGCTGAAGCACCGGCAGCAGGTCGTCCGTCGAGACCGACTCCAACTGGAAAATCTGGGACCGAGAAACGAGCGGCGAATTGACGTAGAAGTAGGGATTGTGGGTCGTGGCCCCGATGAAGCGCACCGTCCCACGCTCGATGTGCGGCAGCAGCACGTCCTGCTGGGCCTTGTTGAAGCGGTGGATCTCGTCAATGAATAGGATCGTCGTCTCGCCCCGAAGATCGCGCCAGGTGCGGGCCTGATCGATCTTCGCGCGGATCTCGGCCACATTCGACTCCACGCCATTCAGCGCCTCGAAACGCGATCCGGTGCTGCGGGCGATCACGCTTGCAAGCGTGGTCTTCCCTGTTCCCGGTGGCCCGTAGAAGATCAGCGATGCGAAGCGGTCCGCCTCGATGGCGCGGCGCAGCAGCTTCCCCTCGCCCAGGATGTGCTTTTGCCCCG is from Luteolibacter flavescens and encodes:
- a CDS encoding DEAD/DEAH box helicase → MLLDPARVSDPTSNDEVLSAFLDYLIETNVEPYDHQEQAILELYAGNNVILNTPTGSGKSLVALALHYKAICQNRRSYYTVPIKALANEKFLSLCHLFGPDKVGMITGDATVNPGAPVICCTAEILANLALREGRHAQVDDVIMDEFHYYSDSSRGFAWQVPLLTLPQARFLLMSATLGETAFFEEGITKLTGTPTVLVKSDQRPVPLEFDYSETPLEEMVAELVEKKKAPVYLVHFTQLACAGTAQSLLSWNFCTKEEKQQIAETLHDANFRSPYGKEVSKLLRHGIGIHHAGLLPKYRILVEKLAQRGLLKVICGTDTLGVGVNVPIRTVLFTQLFKYDGSSTKTLAVRDFKQIAGRAGRRGFDTSGTVVCQAPEHVIENLRLEQKAAKSGKKSFVKRKPPEKGFVNWDEKSYRRLIDAPPEKLVSSFNVTHSMLLNVLGREHEDGCVALRTLINDSHEPPSKKKAHRRRAFQIFRGMVEGRILTIIPKNDRSGPAKVRLNVQLQEDFSMNQALGLWLLEAIPLLDRESPDYPLDVISLVEAILENPDVILRRQVDMLKGELIARLKDEGVGYEERMEMLEEVEWPKPGKEFIYHTYNAFVAERPWMKEAAVRPKSIAREMFEHWQSFEDYVKTYGLEKSEAVLLRHLSEVYKVLSQTVPPMSKTEELVEAEDYFGDLLRTVDSSLLDEWEKLRNPDYVPELELEKPADERKTVAFTRNRPAFTRAARNAVFTLLKAFAEENTQAILAQIEPNDGEGTPWTAARIEGLLDGYYADHERIRLDPEARATKHMRISDDEPRRWTIEQTLVDPDEANDWVLRLVVDLDRSDAEERPVLMLTAMEAIA
- a CDS encoding replication-associated recombination protein A, with the translated sequence MPDLFDVSASGAPRPDGDVSGEPLASRMRPRTLDEIAGQKHILGEGKLLRRAIEADRFASLIFYGPPGTGKTTLASVIARSTGSRFEALNGVESNVAEIRAKIDQARTWRDLRGETTILFIDEIHRFNKAQQDVLLPHIERGTVRFIGATTHNPYFYVNSPLVSRSQIFQLESVSTDDLLPVLQRALANEERGFGALDIQVDADALQHLATMSDGDVRKALTSLELAVLTTPPETDGSIRLTLAVAEESIQRKAIVYDADGDAHYDTASAFIKSIRGSDPDAALYWLAKMLHAGEDPRFIARRLVISASEDIGLADSNALRVAMAAQQAFEFVGMPEGRIPLAHATVYLATAPKSSTAYAAIGAAMADVEKGRTLAVPEHLRTKTRKKLAVASGTDEEKMRYLYAHDYEGGYVPQAYLPEGRVYYHPGENGMEKRIKERMDYFRQLAEREKGE